A single genomic interval of Pseudomonadota bacterium harbors:
- a CDS encoding ATP-binding protein produces MPEGGRLVLETANGTLGQDATVPEAELTPGDYVLLCVSDTGEGMSEETKRHAFEPFFTTKSTGKGSGLGLSMVYGFARQSGGHLKVHSERRQGTTVKLYLPRAKDALAAAVAQDPLPLEDLRGRETILVVEDDADVRALAVTYLSELGYKVLEAAEAQVALALFEDGEAIDLLFVDLVLPGTLDGQALALEANRRQPALQVLYTSGYPRTTILCAGKLDEGERLLMKPYRGEDLARAVRGILDAPDAPPG; encoded by the coding sequence ATGCCCGAAGGCGGCCGGCTCGTTCTCGAGACCGCCAACGGCACCCTGGGCCAGGACGCCACGGTGCCGGAGGCCGAGCTCACGCCGGGTGACTACGTGCTGCTGTGCGTGAGCGACACCGGCGAGGGGATGTCGGAGGAGACCAAGAGACACGCCTTCGAGCCGTTCTTCACGACCAAGTCCACGGGTAAGGGCAGCGGCCTCGGGCTCTCCATGGTCTACGGCTTTGCCCGGCAATCGGGCGGGCATCTGAAGGTCCACAGCGAGCGCAGACAGGGCACCACCGTCAAGCTCTACCTGCCGCGGGCCAAGGACGCGCTGGCCGCCGCCGTCGCCCAGGACCCCCTGCCCCTGGAAGACCTGCGGGGCCGAGAGACCATCCTGGTGGTCGAGGATGATGCGGACGTGCGGGCGCTCGCCGTCACCTACCTGTCCGAGCTTGGCTACAAGGTGCTGGAGGCCGCCGAGGCCCAGGTGGCGCTGGCCCTCTTCGAGGACGGTGAGGCCATCGATCTGCTGTTTGTCGATCTGGTGCTGCCGGGGACCCTGGATGGGCAGGCGCTCGCGCTGGAAGCCAATAGGCGCCAGCCGGCTCTCCAGGTGCTTTATACCTCGGGCTATCCCAGAACTACCATCCTGTGTGCAGGCAAGCTCGACGAGGGCGAGCGGCTGCTGATGAAACCCTACCGGGGCGAAGACCTGGCGCGGGCCGTGCGCGGGATCTTGGATGCCCCAGATGCCCCACCGGGCTGA
- a CDS encoding response regulator — protein MTVLLSSTRVPDHLRARGCPVCVVDDEPGVRELLCTLCESAGVAAEAYDSAESFLSAYRCEPIRVRCLVLDFCLPGMNGLELLKELNAQGVRLPVLLMSGHAESATVVDGLRLGIVDFFPKPFEVEALLGRILEVTGHKHRHRSSFQPLYDD, from the coding sequence ATGACGGTCTTGTTGTCCAGCACCCGGGTGCCGGATCACCTCCGGGCGCGCGGTTGCCCCGTGTGCGTGGTCGATGATGAACCCGGGGTGCGCGAGCTGCTCTGTACGCTGTGCGAGTCGGCTGGTGTGGCCGCCGAGGCCTATGACTCCGCCGAGTCGTTCTTGAGCGCCTACCGCTGCGAGCCTATCCGGGTCCGTTGCCTGGTGCTGGACTTTTGTTTACCGGGAATGAACGGTCTCGAGCTTCTGAAGGAGCTCAACGCGCAAGGGGTTCGCCTCCCGGTGCTGCTGATGAGCGGCCACGCCGAGAGCGCGACGGTGGTCGACGGTTTGCGGCTCGGCATCGTCGATTTTTTCCCCAAACCGTTCGAGGTCGAGGCGCTGTTGGGTCGTATCCTCGAAGTAACAGGGCACAAGCATCGGCACCGGTCCAGCTTCCAGCCGCTTTATGACGATTAG
- a CDS encoding response regulator translates to MSVAPHILVVDDEPDVRELIRTYLTQEGYRVSTLGDGQGLRSELAGQSVDLVILDLGLPGEDGLSLARYLHEQTDVGVIIVTGKGQTLDRIIGLEIGADDYLAKPFDLRELLARVRSVLRRTRGPARQEAGKVGSTVRFVGWQLDLASRRLVAPNGKEVALTTGEFDLLAVFAQHPNRVLSRDQLLALTRHREAGPFDRSIDAQVGRLRRKIESDPERPVLIKSVRAAGYVFTSSVTRDRKP, encoded by the coding sequence ATGAGCGTTGCGCCGCACATCCTGGTCGTCGACGATGAACCGGACGTCCGGGAATTAATACGAACCTACCTGACGCAAGAGGGGTATCGTGTCAGCACCCTCGGGGACGGACAGGGGTTGCGCAGCGAGCTGGCCGGGCAGTCCGTGGACCTCGTCATTCTCGATCTCGGCCTGCCGGGCGAGGACGGGCTCTCCCTCGCGCGCTACCTGCACGAGCAAACCGACGTGGGCGTGATCATCGTGACCGGTAAAGGGCAGACCCTCGATCGGATCATCGGTCTCGAGATCGGCGCGGACGACTACCTGGCGAAGCCCTTCGATCTCCGGGAGCTACTGGCGCGGGTGCGCAGCGTGCTCCGGCGCACCCGTGGCCCCGCGCGGCAGGAGGCGGGCAAGGTAGGTTCCACGGTGCGGTTCGTGGGATGGCAGCTCGATCTCGCGAGTCGCCGGTTGGTCGCACCGAATGGAAAAGAAGTGGCGCTGACGACGGGCGAGTTCGATCTGCTCGCGGTCTTCGCGCAGCATCCCAATCGCGTGCTCTCCCGCGACCAGTTGCTGGCGCTGACCCGCCACCGTGAGGCGGGTCCGTTCGACCGCAGCATCGACGCGCAGGTCGGGCGGCTGCGCCGGAAGATCGAGTCGGACCCGGAACGGCCCGTGCTCATCAAGTCCGTGCGTGCAGCGGGGTACGTCTTCACGTCGTCCGTGACGCGCGACCGGAAACCTTGA